From one Micromonospora siamensis genomic stretch:
- a CDS encoding DedA family protein, whose protein sequence is MDRVWELLLGLPPALVLLLVFLLPALEASTFLGLLVPGEIAVLLGGVYAHEGRLPLVAVVLAALAGAVLGDQVGYLVGRRYGRRLLDRTPRRFVRSDELARALDLVRRRGALAVVVGRWAAALRALVPGLAGLSGIPRRAFTLANLAGGALWAVAVSVLGYLAGASYRLVEGRLGLGGEALLALVVVVVLLRVGRARWVARRERGAGGRR, encoded by the coding sequence ATGGACCGCGTGTGGGAGTTGCTGCTCGGGCTGCCGCCCGCGCTGGTCCTCCTGCTGGTCTTCCTGCTGCCGGCGCTGGAGGCGTCGACCTTCCTCGGGCTGCTGGTGCCCGGCGAGATCGCCGTGCTGCTCGGCGGGGTGTACGCCCACGAGGGGCGGCTGCCGCTGGTGGCGGTGGTGCTCGCCGCGCTGGCCGGGGCGGTCCTTGGCGACCAGGTCGGCTATCTGGTGGGCCGCCGCTACGGTCGCCGCCTGCTGGACCGGACCCCACGCCGGTTCGTCCGCTCCGACGAGCTGGCCCGCGCACTCGACCTGGTCCGGCGCCGGGGCGCGCTGGCGGTGGTGGTGGGGCGGTGGGCGGCGGCGCTGCGGGCGCTGGTCCCGGGCCTGGCCGGGCTCAGTGGCATCCCCCGGCGGGCGTTCACCCTGGCCAACCTCGCCGGCGGCGCGCTCTGGGCGGTGGCGGTGAGCGTGCTCGGCTACCTGGCGGGGGCGTCTTACCGGCTGGTGGAGGGGCGGCTCGGCCTCGGCGGCGAGGCGTTGCTGGCGCTGGTGGTCGTGGTGGTGCTGCTCCGGGTCGGCAGGGCCCGGTGGGTCGCCCGCCGCGAGCGGGGTGCCGGCGGGCGGCGCTGA
- a CDS encoding nitroreductase/quinone reductase family protein → MDTSSAGGLTGRHRRWMYRGGRPNWLARLMNRFAARQFSVGLAPPNWMTLEVPGRRTGRTVEVPVVVADHEGEQFLVSMLGEDANWVRNVRAAGGRAVLRHGRREQVRLDEVPVAQRAPILRRYLALAPGARAHLPVDRHAPVTEFAAIAARFPVFRITPDPRPPDPPAGGAEAH, encoded by the coding sequence ATGGACACCAGCAGCGCCGGTGGGCTCACCGGCCGGCACCGGCGGTGGATGTACCGGGGCGGCCGGCCGAACTGGCTCGCCCGGTTGATGAACCGGTTCGCCGCCCGGCAGTTCTCGGTCGGGCTGGCACCGCCGAACTGGATGACACTGGAGGTGCCCGGCCGCCGCACCGGCCGGACCGTCGAGGTTCCCGTGGTTGTCGCGGACCACGAGGGCGAGCAGTTCCTGGTCTCGATGCTCGGCGAGGACGCGAACTGGGTCCGCAACGTGCGGGCCGCCGGTGGCCGGGCGGTGCTGCGGCACGGCCGCCGGGAGCAGGTCCGCCTCGACGAGGTGCCGGTCGCCCAGCGGGCCCCGATCCTGCGGCGCTACCTCGCCCTCGCCCCGGGTGCCCGGGCACACCTGCCGGTGGACCGGCACGCCCCGGTCACCGAGTTCGCGGCGATCGCCGCCCGCTTCCCGGTCTTCCGGATCACCCCGGACCCGAGGCCGCCCGACCCGCCGGCCGGCGGCGCGGAGGCACACTGA
- a CDS encoding FAD-dependent monooxygenase codes for MATGRAIVVGGGIGGLGAALALLRHGWQVTVLERAAEAQEIGAGLSLMANGLRALDALGVGAAVRSHGRSGPAGGLRDRTGRWLSRVPGAELERTLGTGAVGIHRAELHAVLRATLPADALVTDARVTDVDPDAGEVHYRAADTVRGDLVVGADGLRSVLRARLWPDLPPPVYAGSTTWRAVLAWPHPLPTAVTWDPGAEFGIVPMDDGRVYWYAAVTAPPGGHEPDERGAVLDRFGSWHEPIPSLVAATPPEAVLRHDIHHLATPLPSYVRRRVALLGDAAHAMTPYLGQGAQLALEDAVTLGAACAAGPADLPAALAAYDRQRRPRTQEVARASLRAGRYGQQLRNPVAVAARDTLLRLTPARMALRAMARYADWTPPTA; via the coding sequence ATGGCGACCGGACGGGCGATCGTGGTCGGTGGCGGCATCGGGGGTCTCGGCGCGGCGCTGGCGCTGCTGCGCCACGGCTGGCAGGTCACCGTGCTGGAGCGGGCCGCCGAGGCGCAGGAGATCGGCGCCGGGCTCTCCCTGATGGCCAACGGCCTGCGCGCCCTCGACGCGCTCGGGGTCGGCGCCGCCGTGCGCTCCCACGGCCGGTCCGGTCCCGCCGGTGGCCTGCGCGACCGGACCGGACGGTGGCTGTCCCGGGTTCCCGGGGCGGAGCTGGAACGGACGTTGGGCACCGGCGCGGTCGGCATCCACCGGGCCGAACTGCACGCCGTCCTGCGTGCCACGCTGCCGGCCGACGCGCTGGTCACCGACGCGCGGGTCACCGACGTCGACCCGGACGCCGGCGAGGTGCACTACCGCGCCGCCGACACCGTCCGGGGTGACCTGGTGGTCGGCGCCGACGGCCTGCGCAGCGTGCTGCGCGCCCGGCTGTGGCCGGACCTTCCGCCCCCGGTGTACGCCGGCTCCACCACCTGGCGGGCCGTGCTGGCCTGGCCACACCCGCTGCCGACGGCGGTCACCTGGGATCCGGGTGCCGAGTTCGGCATCGTGCCGATGGACGACGGGCGGGTCTACTGGTACGCCGCCGTGACCGCCCCGCCCGGCGGACACGAGCCGGACGAGCGAGGCGCCGTGCTGGACCGGTTCGGGTCCTGGCACGAACCGATCCCGTCGCTGGTCGCCGCCACCCCACCGGAGGCCGTGCTGAGGCACGACATCCACCACCTCGCCACGCCACTGCCGTCGTACGTCCGGAGGCGGGTGGCGCTGCTCGGCGACGCGGCCCACGCGATGACCCCGTACCTGGGGCAGGGCGCCCAACTGGCGTTGGAGGACGCGGTGACGCTGGGCGCGGCGTGCGCCGCCGGACCGGCCGACCTGCCGGCCGCGCTGGCCGCCTACGACCGGCAGCGACGACCGCGTACCCAGGAGGTGGCCCGCGCGTCGCTGCGCGCCGGCCGGTACGGCCAGCAGCTGCGCAACCCCGTCGCCGTGGCGGCCCGCGACACCCTCCTGCGGCTCACCCCGGCCCGGATGGCGCTGCGGGCGATGGCCCGGTACGCGGACTGGACACCTCCGACAGCCTGA
- a CDS encoding HD domain-containing protein, with translation MTFPAYLATMPMHAITEIHGEPGLLERFRMEIDAFGPAARERLTEALDLAAELHRDDRRVREPYLNHLLRVAIRMMHHYQVRDVDVIVAGLLHDAVEDHPAELAGPGADGDLPGAALATLAARFGPRVAGLVAAVTNPAYDPDRDRHEQYREHVAASLDADPWARVIKVSDFTDNGVGVIHTLGPKVTRLAAKYRPLVPVFRELIGRPDTPLSAPVKRHIFGQLDLAEERFAAILDQPG, from the coding sequence ATGACGTTCCCCGCGTACCTCGCGACCATGCCGATGCACGCGATCACCGAGATCCACGGGGAGCCGGGGTTGCTGGAACGGTTCCGGATGGAGATCGACGCGTTCGGGCCGGCCGCCCGGGAGCGGCTCACCGAGGCCCTCGACCTCGCCGCCGAGCTGCACCGCGACGACCGGCGGGTGCGCGAGCCGTACCTGAACCACCTGCTGCGGGTGGCGATCCGGATGATGCACCACTACCAGGTGCGCGACGTGGACGTGATCGTCGCCGGGCTGCTGCACGACGCGGTGGAGGACCACCCGGCCGAGCTGGCCGGCCCGGGCGCCGACGGCGACCTGCCCGGGGCCGCGCTGGCCACGCTCGCGGCCCGGTTCGGCCCGCGGGTGGCGGGCCTGGTCGCCGCGGTCACCAATCCCGCGTACGACCCGGACCGGGACCGGCACGAGCAGTACCGGGAGCACGTGGCGGCCAGTCTGGACGCCGACCCCTGGGCGCGGGTCATCAAGGTCTCCGACTTCACCGACAACGGGGTCGGGGTGATCCACACCCTGGGCCCGAAGGTGACCCGGTTGGCGGCGAAGTACCGGCCGCTGGTGCCGGTCTTCCGGGAGCTGATCGGGCGGCCGGACACCCCGCTGTCGGCGCCGGTGAAGCGGCACATCTTCGGTCAGTTGGACCTGGCCGAGGAGCGGTTCGCCGCGATCCTCGACCAGCCCGGCTGA
- a CDS encoding nuclear transport factor 2 family protein, with translation MEPTHDDDRYDRTIARWRAAAERADVAEAVRCLAPDVEVISPLTARFRFHGPAQVGDMLAAAYEVIDGIRFHTAVGAGDTRALLFHGTVDGQQVEEAQLIRLDAAGLIRELTLFGRPLPALTAVMRRLGPPLLRRQGRPGLARFVAVATRPLATMTRVGDRRVVPLGDPARGRRAG, from the coding sequence ATGGAACCCACCCACGACGACGACCGGTACGACCGCACGATCGCCCGCTGGCGGGCCGCCGCGGAGCGGGCCGACGTCGCCGAGGCGGTGCGCTGCCTGGCCCCCGACGTCGAGGTGATCTCCCCGCTGACCGCCCGGTTCCGCTTCCACGGCCCGGCCCAGGTGGGCGACATGCTGGCCGCCGCCTACGAGGTGATCGACGGCATCCGCTTCCACACCGCCGTCGGCGCCGGCGACACCCGGGCGCTGTTGTTCCACGGCACGGTCGACGGCCAGCAGGTCGAGGAGGCGCAGCTGATCCGGTTGGACGCCGCCGGGCTGATCCGGGAGCTAACCCTCTTCGGCCGGCCGCTGCCGGCGCTCACCGCGGTGATGCGGCGGCTCGGGCCGCCCCTGCTGCGCCGGCAGGGCCGCCCCGGGCTCGCCCGGTTCGTGGCCGTGGCCACCCGGCCGCTGGCCACGATGACCCGGGTCGGCGACCGGCGGGTGGTGCCGTTGGGCGACCCGGCGCGAGGCCGCCGGGCGGGCTGA
- a CDS encoding SpoIIE family protein phosphatase produces the protein MTGGTGDDATGRAALARLFPGDDPTSAAHRAVDWSATPLGPVDTWPAELRAAIRTVLPSTIPMLVWWGPQLVQLFNHAYTPILGDKYPAGIGQPAAECWPDVWDAMGPLADGVLAGAGSAHGESTMLYMYRRGYWEETYWTFSYSPIDDDSGAVAGIFVATSDVTGRVVGDRRLALLRELGDLSIAEADTAGDAARAAARVLAGDGADLLFGQIYLYDHLFAATGEEEQSGSPGELTLVASFGDAVPDGLAEAHRRPEVLEALRTGLPTRITGLGELLPENRRPEQLTGPPTVVDAVVLPLLATGRSRTVGVLVLGVSPYLPLDEPYRHFVALVGSRVSTALTDVLAYEAQRRRAVALAELDRAKTEFFTDVSHELRTPLTLISGPVQESLADERDPLPAVQRERLELVRRNVGRLRRLVNDMLDFARIEGGRLDPERTPTDLAALTTGVAESFDHAVRQAGLTYRVDVAPLPRTGHVDRDMWEKVLTNLLSNALKYTLHGGIEVRLRGDAEQVTLTVSDTGIGIPADQQPLLFHRFHRVLGAVGRSGEGTGIGLALVQQLVRLHGGTVAVRSVEGEGSTFTVRLPYGEPSGEPALVADVPRRPDLAAYPELAAGTPTPGGGFGAAPVAHPRDTPTVLVVEDNADLRSFLTGLLAPHYRVRTAVDGRDGLASVLADPPDLVLTDMMMPRLDGTGLLRELRGDRRTAGLPVLVLSARAGEEAAVEGLRAGADDYLAKPFSSEELLARVRAHLELSRLRSHEATWRAALIDSLQDAFAVVERDGTLVEANDAFFRLIGSERIELPAPTLRWWPDAESEPAEHHRIVAAFADALRVGSGRVTLPMRHTDGHRIWVEAVYNSVREPRTDRRLYVATLRDVTTEVGAAARSEALATLASRLAGASDIAEVLDAGLGELCEVVRGARGVALALDGAGAPVVVEAGINLSARVRDVLAGLRPDGEPHLERDAGGRLTGVGARIEPGAEGGVWLEVDPPRPVTAVDLPLLRQLCAALAQALVRARAYETQRAVALAMQRAMLGPVQLPTGFAVRYEPAVRPLEVGGDWYDVVPLPGDLVGVVVGDCVGRGLPAATVMGQLRNACRALLLQAKSPAEVLGALDDFARMVPGGGNTTVFCAIVDRSVGVLRYSCAGHPPGVLMHPDGSHELLDRAGSVPLASVAVSGRPEAGAQLRAGSTLLLYTDGLVERRRELIDAGISRAVDTLTVGRGLPEGQLVDRLCRDLLPEVRDDDVAVLVYRHREPVAFLATLAAEPAQLHPTREALRDWLAELGVGESDAEAVLIAVGEACANAIEHGYRFAPGGTTTVRGRLRADRLEIEVTDTGGWRETAASGFDRGRGRLIMARLMDEARVEGSATGTTVRLVKRVSGGS, from the coding sequence GTGACCGGTGGGACGGGCGACGACGCGACGGGGCGGGCCGCCCTCGCACGGCTCTTCCCCGGCGACGACCCGACCAGCGCGGCGCACCGGGCGGTCGACTGGTCCGCCACGCCGTTGGGGCCGGTCGACACCTGGCCGGCCGAGCTGCGGGCGGCGATCCGCACGGTGCTTCCGTCGACCATCCCCATGCTGGTCTGGTGGGGTCCGCAGCTGGTGCAGCTCTTCAACCACGCCTACACCCCGATACTCGGCGACAAGTACCCGGCCGGCATCGGGCAGCCCGCCGCGGAGTGCTGGCCGGACGTGTGGGACGCGATGGGCCCGCTGGCCGACGGGGTGCTGGCCGGGGCGGGGTCGGCGCACGGCGAGAGCACCATGCTCTACATGTACCGGCGCGGGTACTGGGAGGAGACGTACTGGACGTTCTCCTACAGCCCGATCGACGACGACTCGGGGGCGGTGGCCGGGATCTTCGTGGCCACCTCCGACGTGACCGGCCGGGTGGTCGGTGACCGGCGGCTGGCGTTGCTCCGCGAGCTGGGTGACCTCTCCATCGCCGAGGCCGACACGGCCGGCGACGCCGCCCGGGCCGCGGCCCGGGTGCTGGCCGGCGACGGCGCGGACCTGCTGTTCGGCCAGATCTACCTGTACGACCACCTGTTCGCCGCCACCGGCGAGGAGGAGCAGAGCGGGTCGCCCGGCGAGCTGACCCTGGTCGCCTCGTTCGGCGACGCCGTGCCCGACGGGCTGGCCGAGGCGCACCGGCGGCCCGAGGTGCTCGAGGCGCTGCGCACCGGCCTGCCGACCCGGATCACCGGCCTGGGTGAGCTGCTGCCGGAGAACCGACGGCCCGAGCAGCTGACCGGCCCGCCGACGGTGGTCGACGCGGTGGTGCTGCCGCTGCTGGCCACCGGGCGCAGCCGCACGGTGGGGGTGCTGGTGCTGGGGGTGAGCCCCTACCTGCCGCTGGACGAGCCGTACCGGCACTTCGTCGCGCTGGTCGGCAGCCGGGTCTCCACGGCGCTGACCGACGTGCTGGCGTACGAGGCGCAGCGGCGGCGGGCGGTGGCCCTGGCCGAGCTGGACCGGGCCAAGACCGAGTTCTTCACCGACGTCAGCCACGAGCTGCGCACCCCGCTGACCCTGATCAGCGGCCCGGTGCAGGAGAGCCTGGCCGACGAGCGGGACCCGCTGCCGGCGGTGCAGCGGGAGCGGCTGGAGCTGGTCCGCCGCAACGTGGGACGGCTGCGCCGGCTGGTCAACGACATGCTGGACTTCGCCCGGATCGAGGGCGGCCGGCTGGACCCGGAGCGCACCCCGACCGACCTGGCGGCGCTCACCACCGGCGTCGCCGAGTCGTTCGACCACGCCGTACGCCAGGCCGGGCTGACCTACCGGGTGGACGTCGCCCCGCTGCCCCGCACCGGCCACGTCGACCGGGACATGTGGGAGAAGGTGCTCACCAACCTGCTCTCCAACGCCTTGAAATACACGCTGCACGGCGGGATCGAGGTGCGGCTGCGCGGTGACGCCGAGCAGGTCACCTTGACGGTCAGCGACACCGGGATCGGCATTCCCGCCGACCAGCAGCCCCTGCTGTTCCACCGCTTCCACCGGGTACTCGGGGCGGTCGGCCGCTCCGGCGAGGGCACCGGCATCGGGTTGGCCCTGGTCCAGCAGCTGGTCCGGCTGCACGGCGGGACGGTGGCGGTGCGCTCGGTGGAGGGCGAGGGGTCCACGTTCACCGTCCGGCTGCCGTACGGCGAACCGAGCGGCGAGCCGGCGCTGGTGGCGGACGTGCCGCGGCGGCCGGACCTGGCGGCGTACCCGGAGCTGGCTGCCGGCACCCCGACGCCGGGTGGCGGGTTCGGCGCGGCCCCGGTCGCTCATCCCCGGGACACGCCCACGGTGCTGGTGGTGGAGGACAACGCGGACCTGCGGTCGTTCCTGACCGGCCTGCTGGCTCCGCACTACCGGGTGCGGACGGCGGTCGACGGGCGCGACGGCCTGGCCTCGGTGCTCGCCGACCCGCCGGACCTCGTGCTGACCGACATGATGATGCCCCGGCTGGACGGGACGGGGCTGCTGCGGGAGCTGCGCGGGGACCGGCGCACCGCGGGCCTGCCGGTGCTCGTGCTCTCGGCGCGGGCGGGTGAGGAGGCGGCGGTCGAGGGGTTGCGCGCCGGCGCGGACGACTACCTGGCCAAGCCCTTCTCCTCGGAGGAGCTGCTGGCCCGGGTGCGGGCGCACCTGGAGCTGTCCCGGCTGCGCAGCCACGAGGCGACCTGGCGGGCGGCGCTGATCGACTCGTTGCAGGACGCGTTCGCGGTGGTGGAGCGGGACGGCACCCTGGTGGAGGCGAACGACGCGTTCTTCCGGCTGATCGGGTCGGAGCGGATCGAGCTGCCGGCGCCGACCCTGCGGTGGTGGCCGGACGCCGAGTCGGAGCCGGCGGAGCACCACCGGATCGTGGCCGCCTTCGCCGACGCGCTGCGGGTGGGCAGCGGCCGAGTGACGCTGCCGATGCGGCACACCGACGGGCACCGGATCTGGGTGGAGGCGGTCTACAACTCGGTCCGCGAGCCGCGCACCGACCGCCGGCTCTACGTGGCCACCCTGCGGGACGTCACCACCGAGGTCGGTGCGGCGGCCCGCAGCGAGGCGCTGGCCACGCTGGCCTCCCGGCTCGCCGGGGCGTCGGACATCGCCGAGGTGCTGGACGCGGGGCTCGGTGAGCTGTGCGAGGTGGTCCGCGGCGCGCGCGGGGTGGCGCTCGCGCTGGACGGCGCCGGGGCGCCGGTGGTGGTGGAGGCCGGGATCAACCTCTCAGCCCGGGTCCGTGACGTGCTCGCCGGGCTGCGGCCGGACGGCGAGCCGCACCTCGAGCGGGACGCCGGGGGCCGGTTGACCGGCGTGGGCGCGCGGATCGAGCCGGGCGCCGAGGGCGGGGTGTGGCTGGAGGTGGACCCGCCGCGCCCGGTGACCGCGGTGGACCTGCCGCTGCTGCGGCAGCTCTGTGCCGCGCTGGCGCAGGCGCTGGTGCGGGCCCGGGCGTACGAGACGCAGCGGGCGGTGGCGCTGGCCATGCAGCGGGCGATGCTGGGGCCGGTGCAGCTGCCGACCGGGTTCGCGGTCCGCTACGAGCCGGCGGTGCGCCCGCTGGAGGTGGGCGGGGACTGGTACGACGTGGTGCCGCTGCCGGGTGACCTGGTCGGTGTGGTGGTCGGCGACTGCGTCGGCCGGGGCCTGCCCGCGGCGACGGTGATGGGTCAGCTGCGCAACGCCTGCCGGGCCCTGTTGTTGCAGGCCAAGAGCCCGGCGGAAGTGCTCGGGGCGCTGGACGACTTCGCCCGGATGGTGCCGGGCGGCGGCAACACCACGGTGTTCTGCGCGATCGTCGACCGGTCGGTGGGGGTGCTGCGCTACTCGTGCGCCGGACATCCGCCGGGCGTGTTGATGCATCCGGACGGCAGCCACGAGCTGCTGGACCGGGCGGGCTCGGTGCCGCTGGCCAGCGTGGCGGTGAGCGGCCGGCCGGAGGCCGGCGCGCAGCTGCGGGCCGGGTCGACGCTGCTGCTCTACACCGACGGGCTGGTGGAGCGGCGGCGGGAGCTGATCGACGCGGGCATCTCCCGGGCGGTGGACACCCTGACCGTCGGGCGCGGCCTGCCGGAGGGGCAGCTGGTCGACCGGCTCTGCCGGGACCTGCTGCCGGAGGTACGCGACGACGACGTGGCGGTGCTGGTCTACCGGCACCGGGAGCCGGTGGCGTTCCTTGCCACGCTGGCCGCCGAGCCGGCGCAGCTGCACCCCACCCGGGAGGCGCTGCGCGACTGGCTGGCCGAGCTGGGGGTGGGTGAGTCGGACGCGGAGGCGGTGCTGATCGCGGTGGGTGAGGCGTGCGCCAACGCGATCGAGCACGGCTACCGGTTCGCCCCGGGCGGCACCACGACGGTGCGGGGGCGGCTGCGCGCCGACCGGCTGGAGATCGAGGTGACCGACACCGGCGGGTGGCGGGAGACGGCGGCGAGCGGGTTCGACCGGGGCCGCGGGCGGCTGATCATGGCCCGGCTGATGGACGAGGCCCGGGTCGAGGGCTCGGCGACGGGCACCACGGTCCGGCTGGTGAAGCGGGTCTCCGGCGGTTCCTGA
- a CDS encoding glycine zipper family protein, producing the protein MVFGILSAVVHVLAGALLGAAAGGGPGLAVGAVAGLLLGVPFGWAVATTGAYRPDVRGVLLFAVDHTWSLPNTVLGAAFLTGHLTAGHRLDRNTCRHRGRINLVEGVWPRYATTLGTVCAGASPGTQRHEDVHVLQARLLGPLYLPLVAANWVLFTVVPVWLLWHDHANAPIDRFRRYFEVGVYPHTWHEAIAYRVQGRPPQ; encoded by the coding sequence GTGGTCTTCGGCATCCTCAGCGCGGTCGTGCACGTCCTGGCCGGCGCCCTGCTCGGCGCGGCGGCCGGTGGCGGGCCGGGGCTGGCGGTGGGCGCCGTCGCCGGGCTGCTGCTCGGCGTGCCCTTCGGCTGGGCGGTGGCCACCACCGGCGCGTACCGGCCGGACGTGCGGGGCGTGCTGCTCTTCGCCGTCGACCACACCTGGAGCCTGCCGAACACCGTGCTCGGCGCCGCGTTCCTCACCGGGCACCTGACCGCCGGTCACCGGCTGGACCGGAACACCTGCCGGCACCGGGGGCGGATCAACCTGGTCGAGGGCGTCTGGCCCCGGTACGCCACCACCCTCGGCACGGTCTGCGCGGGCGCGTCACCCGGCACCCAGCGGCACGAGGACGTGCACGTCCTCCAGGCCCGGCTGCTCGGCCCGCTCTACCTGCCGCTGGTGGCCGCGAACTGGGTGCTGTTCACCGTCGTCCCGGTCTGGCTGCTCTGGCACGACCACGCCAACGCCCCGATCGACCGGTTCCGCCGGTACTTCGAGGTGGGCGTCTATCCGCACACCTGGCACGAGGCCATCGCGTACCGGGTGCAGGGCCGGCCACCGCAGTGA
- a CDS encoding GNAT family N-acetyltransferase, with protein sequence MGDELTDILDAAADGHFPPPDGGVSVVPQPSRRDAGVVAFTAHAVVFTDEDPRWVHHTLAGLACDPLAAAMNPVFLGALLERTRRSMDTIDLLTVAAPLAGPPPLELTELTDADHPRVARARRRRSDVRVWAADGGVVVLGRGVADRWETAIEVDEACRHRGLGRALATAARHLVPDGQPVWAQQAAGNARSVRAFQAAGFRPVGAEALLLER encoded by the coding sequence ATGGGTGACGAGCTGACCGACATCCTGGACGCGGCGGCGGACGGGCACTTTCCCCCACCGGACGGCGGGGTCAGCGTGGTCCCGCAGCCGAGCCGCCGCGACGCCGGAGTGGTCGCCTTCACCGCCCACGCCGTGGTCTTCACCGACGAGGACCCGCGGTGGGTCCACCACACCCTGGCCGGTCTCGCCTGCGATCCGCTGGCGGCCGCGATGAATCCGGTCTTCCTGGGCGCCCTGCTCGAGCGCACCCGGCGGTCGATGGACACGATCGATCTCCTGACCGTCGCCGCCCCGCTCGCCGGTCCGCCGCCGCTGGAGTTGACCGAGCTGACCGACGCTGATCATCCGCGGGTGGCCCGAGCACGTCGGCGGCGTTCCGACGTCCGGGTCTGGGCGGCCGACGGTGGAGTCGTCGTTCTCGGCCGAGGCGTCGCGGACCGTTGGGAGACCGCGATCGAGGTCGACGAGGCATGCCGACACCGGGGGCTGGGACGGGCACTGGCGACGGCCGCTCGGCACCTGGTGCCCGACGGTCAGCCGGTCTGGGCCCAGCAGGCCGCCGGCAACGCGCGCAGCGTACGCGCCTTCCAGGCGGCCGGGTTCCGCCCGGTGGGAGCCGAGGCGCTCCTGCTCGAGAGGTAG